In Paracoccus sp. N5, a single window of DNA contains:
- a CDS encoding Lrp/AsnC ligand binding domain-containing protein codes for MDDLDHGLIAELRRDGRAPISELAERLRVSRATVRSRLERLKAAGEIAGFIVLTRADVSEAPVRGLMMIGIEGRGSDRITARLTGMPAVMAVHATNGRWDMIVELATESLAELDEVLRRIRNLEGVVSSETSLLLTTRRAGR; via the coding sequence ATGGACGATCTCGACCACGGGCTGATCGCCGAGTTGCGCCGCGACGGGCGGGCGCCGATTTCCGAGCTGGCCGAGCGGCTGCGGGTCAGCCGCGCCACGGTGCGCAGCCGGCTCGAGCGGCTGAAGGCGGCGGGCGAGATCGCGGGCTTCATCGTGCTGACCCGCGCGGATGTCTCCGAGGCGCCGGTGCGCGGGCTGATGATGATCGGGATCGAGGGGCGCGGCAGCGACCGCATCACCGCGCGGCTGACCGGCATGCCGGCGGTGATGGCGGTGCATGCCACCAACGGCCGCTGGGACATGATCGTGGAACTGGCCACGGAATCGCTGGCGGAACTGGACGAGGTGCTGCGCCGGATCCGCAACCTGGAGGGGGTGGTGTCCTCGGAGACCAGCCTGCTTCTGACGACGCGCCGGGCCGGGCGCTGA
- a CDS encoding serine/threonine-protein kinase: MSGPDPDDPRPAPPDATVMASAADPTVIGSGAAAPEPRLVQPGTLINNNYRILGLVSAGGMGEVYRAENVFTGDPVAVKVILPGLADDKAVLEMFRREARVLVQLRDDSIVRYHNFVLDPGLGRYCLIMEFVDGRHLGARLKTDGALTEPEVLVLMRRIGAGLMRAHDSGVTHRDLSPDNVILRDDRIAEAVLIDFGIARSTELGDGLAGRFAGKFKYIAPEQLGHWGGEIGPRTDVYGLALLIAAVARGKPLDMGDSVVSASALRGAIPDLSGISHRLFPLLQHMLEPDPALRPADMGAVLAMLDDPSRIPSRYRLPLWQDSAAEPLAEAQASVATGSGLGSGLSGPAHSASPFGAAPPPPAEAPPVPPASAPAPRRWPLIGGAALLLAGIVGLGWVMLDPGEPAVTPPDAPAATPAGLPPRDSSTREGFLAEQALPACATVERITAGPNAGQLQFIGPGDLQPAPVVAAYGSRFGVSPSVQQATASAAQCPALDFLREISGRPAPPLLLRAEASAGDQQLQIRGAVEAGRDRNLWLWIVPPTGEVYDLSAQLAAPGEGARDFGFALSLGGQAPGTYLLVALATEAPLAAVAAAPSGAPAAQLLPRVLEELRAGGQAASVAVQPIMAP; this comes from the coding sequence ATGTCCGGTCCGGACCCCGACGACCCCCGTCCCGCGCCGCCCGACGCCACGGTCATGGCCTCGGCCGCCGATCCAACGGTGATCGGTTCCGGCGCGGCCGCGCCCGAGCCGCGGCTGGTCCAGCCCGGCACGCTGATCAACAACAATTACCGCATCCTCGGCCTGGTCAGTGCCGGCGGCATGGGCGAGGTCTATCGCGCCGAGAACGTCTTTACCGGCGACCCGGTGGCCGTGAAGGTCATCCTGCCGGGCCTCGCCGACGACAAGGCGGTGCTGGAGATGTTCCGGCGCGAGGCGCGGGTGCTGGTGCAGCTGCGCGACGATTCCATCGTGCGCTATCACAACTTCGTCCTTGACCCCGGGCTGGGCCGCTATTGCCTGATCATGGAATTCGTCGACGGCCGGCACCTGGGCGCGCGGCTGAAGACCGACGGCGCGCTCACCGAACCCGAGGTGCTGGTGCTGATGCGCCGCATCGGTGCCGGGCTGATGCGCGCCCATGACAGCGGCGTCACCCATCGCGACCTGTCGCCCGACAACGTGATCCTGCGCGACGACCGCATCGCCGAGGCAGTGCTGATCGACTTCGGCATCGCCCGCTCGACCGAGCTGGGCGACGGGCTGGCCGGGCGTTTCGCCGGCAAGTTCAAGTATATCGCCCCCGAGCAGCTGGGCCATTGGGGCGGCGAGATCGGCCCGCGCACCGACGTCTATGGCCTGGCGCTGCTGATCGCCGCCGTGGCGCGCGGCAAGCCGCTGGACATGGGCGATTCCGTGGTCTCGGCCTCGGCCCTGCGCGGGGCCATCCCGGACCTGTCCGGCATCTCGCACCGGCTGTTCCCGCTGCTCCAGCACATGCTGGAACCCGACCCGGCGCTGCGGCCCGCCGACATGGGCGCGGTGCTGGCGATGCTCGACGATCCCTCGCGCATCCCCTCGCGCTATCGCCTGCCGCTGTGGCAGGACAGCGCCGCCGAGCCGCTGGCCGAGGCCCAGGCCAGCGTCGCGACCGGCTCGGGCCTGGGCTCCGGCCTGAGCGGGCCGGCGCATTCCGCCAGCCCCTTCGGCGCGGCCCCGCCGCCACCCGCCGAAGCGCCGCCGGTGCCGCCCGCATCCGCACCCGCACCGCGGCGCTGGCCGCTGATCGGCGGTGCGGCGCTGCTGCTGGCGGGGATCGTCGGCCTTGGCTGGGTGATGCTGGACCCGGGCGAGCCCGCCGTCACGCCGCCCGACGCCCCGGCCGCGACGCCGGCCGGGCTGCCGCCGCGCGACTCCTCGACGCGCGAGGGCTTCCTGGCCGAGCAGGCGCTGCCGGCCTGCGCGACGGTCGAGCGCATCACCGCCGGTCCCAATGCCGGCCAGCTGCAATTCATCGGCCCGGGCGACCTGCAACCGGCGCCGGTGGTCGCGGCCTATGGCAGCCGCTTCGGGGTCAGCCCCTCGGTCCAGCAGGCGACGGCCAGCGCGGCGCAATGCCCGGCGCTGGACTTCCTACGCGAGATCTCGGGCCGCCCGGCGCCGCCCTTGCTGCTGCGGGCCGAGGCCAGCGCCGGCGACCAGCAGCTGCAGATCCGCGGCGCGGTCGAGGCGGGCCGGGACCGCAACCTGTGGCTGTGGATCGTGCCGCCCACGGGCGAGGTCTATGACCTGTCGGCGCAGCTGGCCGCGCCGGGCGAGGGCGCGCGCGACTTCGGCTTTGCGCTGTCCTTGGGCGGGCAGGCGCCCGGCACCTATCTGCTGGTGGCGCTGGCGACCGAGGCGCCGCTGGCGGCGGTCGCGGCCGCGCCTTCCGGCGCGCCGGCGGCGCAGCTGCTGCCCCGGGTGCTGGAGGAACTGCGCGCCGGCGGCCAGGCCGCCTCGGTCGCGGTGCAGCCGATCATGGCCCCCTGA
- a CDS encoding protein phosphatase 2C domain-containing protein, whose translation MNTHFRYDFAALTDRGCLRDQNEDSVIALPEFGLWAVADGMGGHAAGEVASGMIVEELASTGVAVSAQDQRARVIARIDRANRRILDHAGRNGARGAGSTVAALLLHEGELACVWAGDSRVYLLRDGRLTRLTRDHSEVALLIAAGQMTEDEARASSRRNVITRAIGVGDPAAPEVVTGLAMDRDRFLICSDGLTEHFEDAEIARLLGQAGRAASVAEALIRETLARGARDNVSVIVVDCQAPPTLAEELD comes from the coding sequence ATGAACACGCATTTCCGCTATGATTTCGCCGCCTTGACCGACCGGGGCTGCCTGCGCGACCAGAATGAGGACAGCGTCATCGCCCTGCCCGAATTCGGGCTTTGGGCCGTCGCGGACGGCATGGGCGGCCATGCGGCGGGCGAGGTCGCCAGCGGCATGATCGTTGAGGAACTGGCCTCGACCGGCGTCGCGGTCAGCGCCCAGGACCAGCGCGCGCGCGTCATTGCCCGCATCGACCGCGCCAATCGCCGCATCCTGGACCACGCCGGCCGGAACGGCGCGCGCGGCGCCGGCTCGACCGTGGCGGCGCTGCTGTTGCACGAGGGCGAGCTGGCCTGCGTCTGGGCCGGCGACAGCCGGGTCTACCTGCTGCGCGACGGCCGGCTGACGCGGCTGACCCGCGACCACAGCGAGGTGGCGCTGCTGATCGCCGCCGGCCAGATGACCGAGGACGAAGCCCGCGCCTCGTCGCGCCGCAATGTCATCACCCGCGCCATCGGCGTCGGCGACCCCGCCGCGCCCGAGGTGGTGACCGGACTCGCCATGGACCGCGACCGCTTCCTGATCTGCTCGGACGGGCTGACCGAGCATTTCGAGGATGCCGAGATCGCCCGGCTGCTGGGCCAGGCCGGCCGCGCCGCCAGCGTCGCCGAAGCGCTGATCCGCGAGACCCTGGCGCGGGGCGCGCGCGACAATGTCAGCGTGATCGTGGTCGATTGCCAGGCGCCGCCGACCCTGGCCGAGGAGCTGGACTGA
- the tagF gene encoding type VI secretion system-associated protein TagF, which translates to MPAEHRLSAGAAGLYGKHPGFGDFISAGLAEGWPGFADWLQAALGAWREAQGPDWQARFDAAPVVRFWIGPALAGAGQALRGVMAPSRDRSGRRFPLALAQAGGAPPVLEAGQDFHDAAEAALAGLLAADSFDPRAAAAALALPAPGQPVPDWPGFWAANPALPPERLLAQLAVADHAHATAARSYWWFGAGDGPSGAVCCQGWPGVAELGWLIARAAPDEVEA; encoded by the coding sequence ATGCCCGCAGAGCATCGACTGAGTGCCGGCGCGGCAGGGCTTTACGGCAAGCATCCGGGCTTCGGCGATTTCATCTCGGCCGGGCTGGCCGAGGGCTGGCCGGGTTTCGCGGACTGGTTGCAGGCGGCGCTGGGGGCATGGCGCGAGGCGCAGGGGCCGGACTGGCAGGCGCGCTTCGATGCGGCGCCGGTGGTGCGGTTCTGGATCGGCCCGGCGCTGGCCGGGGCGGGCCAGGCGCTGCGCGGCGTCATGGCGCCGTCGCGCGACCGCAGCGGCCGGCGCTTTCCGCTGGCCCTGGCGCAGGCGGGCGGGGCGCCCCCGGTGCTGGAGGCAGGCCAGGATTTCCACGATGCGGCCGAGGCGGCGCTGGCCGGCCTGCTGGCCGCCGACAGTTTCGATCCGCGCGCGGCGGCCGCCGCACTGGCGCTGCCCGCGCCCGGCCAGCCGGTGCCGGACTGGCCCGGCTTCTGGGCCGCCAATCCGGCGCTGCCGCCCGAGCGGCTGCTGGCGCAATTGGCGGTGGCCGACCATGCCCATGCCACGGCCGCGCGCAGCTATTGGTGGTTCGGCGCCGGGGACGGCCCGTCGGGCGCGGTCTGCTGCCAAGGCTGGCCGGGCGTGGCCGAGCTGGGCTGGCTGATCGCCCGCGCGGCACCGGACGAGGTCGAGGCATGA
- the tssM gene encoding type VI secretion system membrane subunit TssM — translation MRLLGFYLPTPRWSKHGWWRWTVTLLGIAALCAAVWIGGPMTGWAPLASVFWRGLVIGLILATTLAVLLIRWRRRVRAARAIEQALVPPEPEGDGKALAEKMSEALAVLKKSGGAASLYDLPWYVIIGPPGAGKTTALANSGLDFPLAQTQAISGFGGTRNMDFWFAEDAVLIDTAGRYTTQDSDKVADKASWDAFLDLLKRTRPNRPINGVILSFSVEDMMQQDAATLQAHAETVRARLAELHEQLKIDFPVYVMFTKADLIAGFREYFSSFSLNRRKLVWGVTFQTADRKAITHEAVPAEFDRLVSRLSDEIIDRLSEEPDGVARIAIFGLPGQMALLRDSVATFLRRVFEPTRYKTNAILRGFYFTSGTQEGTPIDQVLGAIQEPGMGIGSGFMSGRGKSFFIHDMLHGVVFPEQGWVSHDRKAVRRALVLRSVALAAIAVVTLGLGTAIGVSYWKNRELVRTAEAETTNWRRAAAEELQRDVIDDPDLTPVLPLLNDLATMPAGYGDSEQPSLWEGFGLSQRDRLNKVATDSYSNALERMLRPRLILDLERRMPEIIASGEMTEIYRALKVYLLLGKQGETTDDPAIEAWFAQSWRQDYPGRAGLEMIDQLAGHLKAMLALDDRRDLLVTLDQTTVDKARAAISQLPLDEQAYAIIKDGAVAAGLPDWALVQAAGGQAATQVFAARDGSDIAAMTVPGLYTYEGFWGYFYDQLAVVGEELRRDQWVLGDFANSDEIEGRLARLDRDLLDRYRAEFIAAWGKVLDNLTLASMVADKPQYAALGTAAQAQNSPILELVKSVADQTQLTREYEQLEGELPEAQAETKAEGSTAGGIGDALASRIQSRSSGVQRILMDAAMRKQGKAARRAGAGAEEETNSVTAPIEAIAKAFENWQLLVAGEPGKRPIDTLLGNLGAVWENLRLAEHNPDQSAAALPTLLNSLTQYNSQLPDPLARMVTKAEGDFRSGASDASIEVMNRALTDRITFMCRDTIASAYPFGSGSRSLSIDNFARFFGPGGEMDKYFTEYLEPYVERTPEGLSWRADKEVAQRLSTATLRQFERAERIRRAFFAGGGTSPSVEITVAQVDAHPTVRSAILAINDTVVETATGSMPRTVVWPGAGKSTILQLSPPLERDSVLRFEGSSWTFMQFLAAARYKEQRGDTLRATFMLGGRNITYDFTINAVANPFTMPEIKDFQCPQSID, via the coding sequence TTGAGACTGCTGGGCTTTTACCTCCCGACCCCGCGCTGGAGCAAGCATGGCTGGTGGCGCTGGACCGTGACCCTGCTGGGCATCGCGGCGCTGTGCGCGGCGGTCTGGATCGGCGGGCCGATGACCGGCTGGGCGCCCCTGGCCTCGGTGTTCTGGCGGGGGCTGGTCATCGGGCTGATCCTGGCCACGACGCTGGCGGTGCTGCTGATCCGCTGGCGCCGCCGCGTCCGTGCCGCCCGCGCCATCGAGCAGGCGCTGGTGCCGCCCGAGCCCGAGGGCGATGGCAAGGCGCTGGCCGAGAAGATGTCCGAAGCCTTGGCGGTGCTGAAGAAATCCGGCGGCGCGGCCTCGCTCTACGACCTGCCCTGGTATGTCATCATCGGCCCGCCCGGCGCGGGCAAGACCACGGCGCTGGCGAATTCCGGCCTGGATTTCCCGCTGGCGCAGACCCAGGCCATCAGCGGCTTCGGCGGCACCAGGAACATGGATTTCTGGTTCGCCGAGGATGCGGTGCTGATCGACACCGCCGGCCGCTATACCACGCAGGACAGCGACAAGGTCGCCGACAAGGCCAGCTGGGACGCCTTCCTGGACCTGCTGAAGCGCACCCGCCCGAACCGGCCGATCAACGGCGTGATCCTGTCCTTCTCGGTCGAGGACATGATGCAGCAGGACGCGGCCACGCTTCAGGCCCATGCCGAGACGGTACGCGCCCGGCTGGCGGAACTGCACGAGCAGCTGAAGATCGACTTCCCGGTCTATGTGATGTTCACCAAGGCCGACCTGATCGCGGGTTTCCGCGAATATTTCAGCAGCTTCAGCCTGAACCGCCGCAAGCTGGTCTGGGGCGTGACCTTCCAGACCGCCGACCGCAAGGCGATCACGCATGAGGCCGTGCCGGCCGAGTTCGACCGCCTGGTCTCTCGCCTGTCGGACGAGATCATCGACCGGCTGTCCGAGGAACCCGACGGCGTCGCCCGCATCGCCATCTTCGGCCTGCCCGGACAGATGGCCTTGCTGCGCGACAGCGTGGCGACATTCCTGCGCCGGGTGTTCGAGCCGACGCGCTACAAGACCAACGCCATCCTGCGCGGCTTCTACTTCACCTCGGGCACGCAAGAGGGCACGCCCATCGACCAGGTGCTGGGCGCGATCCAGGAGCCGGGCATGGGCATCGGCTCGGGCTTCATGTCGGGGCGCGGGAAAAGCTTCTTCATCCACGACATGCTGCACGGCGTGGTGTTCCCGGAACAGGGCTGGGTCTCGCATGACCGCAAGGCGGTGCGGCGCGCCTTGGTGCTGCGCAGCGTGGCCTTGGCGGCGATTGCGGTGGTGACGCTGGGCCTCGGCACCGCCATCGGCGTCAGCTACTGGAAGAACCGCGAACTGGTCCGCACCGCCGAGGCCGAGACGACGAACTGGCGCCGCGCCGCCGCCGAGGAATTGCAGCGCGACGTGATCGACGACCCGGACCTGACCCCGGTACTGCCGCTGCTGAACGACCTCGCCACGATGCCCGCCGGCTATGGCGACAGCGAGCAGCCCAGCCTATGGGAAGGCTTCGGCCTGTCCCAGCGCGACCGGCTGAACAAGGTCGCGACCGACAGCTATTCCAACGCGCTGGAGCGGATGCTGCGCCCGCGGCTGATCCTGGACCTGGAACGGCGGATGCCCGAGATCATCGCCTCGGGCGAGATGACCGAGATCTATCGCGCGCTCAAGGTCTATCTGCTCTTGGGCAAGCAGGGCGAGACGACCGACGACCCGGCCATCGAGGCCTGGTTCGCGCAAAGCTGGCGGCAGGATTATCCCGGCCGCGCGGGCCTCGAGATGATCGACCAGCTTGCCGGGCACCTGAAGGCCATGCTGGCGCTGGACGACCGCCGCGATTTGCTGGTGACGCTGGACCAGACCACGGTGGACAAGGCCCGGGCGGCGATCTCGCAACTGCCGCTGGACGAGCAGGCCTATGCCATCATCAAGGACGGCGCCGTGGCCGCCGGCCTGCCCGACTGGGCGCTGGTGCAGGCGGCGGGGGGCCAAGCCGCGACGCAGGTCTTTGCCGCCCGCGACGGCAGCGACATCGCGGCCATGACCGTGCCGGGGCTTTATACCTATGAAGGTTTCTGGGGCTATTTCTACGACCAGCTTGCCGTGGTGGGCGAGGAATTGCGCCGCGACCAGTGGGTGCTGGGCGATTTCGCCAATTCGGACGAGATCGAGGGCCGGCTGGCCCGGCTGGACCGCGACCTGCTGGACCGTTATCGCGCCGAATTCATCGCCGCCTGGGGCAAGGTGCTGGACAACCTGACGCTGGCCTCGATGGTCGCCGACAAGCCGCAATATGCCGCGTTGGGAACGGCGGCGCAGGCGCAGAACTCGCCCATCCTGGAGCTGGTCAAGTCGGTCGCCGACCAGACCCAGCTGACCCGCGAATACGAGCAGCTCGAGGGCGAGCTGCCCGAGGCGCAGGCCGAGACCAAGGCCGAGGGCAGCACGGCGGGCGGCATCGGCGATGCGCTGGCCTCGCGCATCCAGTCGCGCTCGTCCGGGGTGCAGCGCATCCTGATGGACGCGGCGATGCGCAAGCAGGGCAAGGCCGCGCGCCGCGCCGGCGCCGGGGCCGAGGAGGAGACGAACAGCGTCACCGCCCCCATCGAGGCCATCGCGAAAGCCTTCGAGAACTGGCAGCTGCTGGTCGCGGGAGAGCCGGGCAAGCGGCCCATCGACACGCTGCTGGGCAACCTGGGCGCGGTCTGGGAAAACCTGCGCCTGGCCGAGCACAACCCCGACCAGTCCGCCGCCGCGCTGCCCACGCTGCTGAACTCGCTGACGCAATACAATTCGCAGCTGCCCGACCCGTTGGCGCGCATGGTCACCAAGGCCGAGGGCGATTTCCGCTCGGGCGCCTCGGATGCCTCGATCGAGGTGATGAACCGGGCGCTGACCGACCGCATCACCTTCATGTGCCGCGACACCATCGCCTCGGCCTATCCCTTCGGCAGCGGCTCGCGCAGCCTGTCCATCGACAATTTCGCCCGCTTCTTCGGACCCGGGGGCGAGATGGACAAGTATTTCACCGAATACCTGGAGCCCTATGTCGAGCGCACGCCCGAGGGGCTGAGCTGGCGCGCCGACAAGGAGGTCGCGCAGCGCCTGTCCACCGCCACCCTGCGCCAGTTCGAGCGGGCCGAGCGCATCCGCCGCGCCTTTTTCGCGGGCGGCGGCACCAGCCCTTCGGTCGAGATCACCGTGGCGCAGGTCGATGCGCATCCGACCGTGCGTTCGGCGATCCTGGCCATCAACGACACCGTGGTCGAGACCGCGACCGGCTCGATGCCGCGCACCGTGGTCTGGCCGGGGGCGGGCAAGTCCACCATCCTGCAACTGTCGCCGCCCCTGGAGCGCGACTCGGTGCTGCGGTTCGAGGGCAGTTCCTGGACCTTCATGCAGTTCCTCGCCGCCGCCCGCTACAAGGAGCAGCGCGGCGACACGCTGCGCGCCACCTTCATGCTGGGCGGGCGCAACATCACCTATGACTTCACCATCAACGCGGTGGCGAACCCCTTTACCATGCCCGAGATCAAGGATTTCCAATGCCCGCAGAGCATCGACTGA
- the tssL gene encoding type VI secretion system protein TssL, long form, translating into MAGKDDDGDKTVFGGPLPGQRPQDWSRPAPGPGDGRTAIGGPGGGSGSPFGQAPGRAGWGNQPAEGQTWIGGPARPAAQQPAPGHQGYPGGWQPPGQGGHSPFGPADPAQIGRAAGPDQRGFFPDIATQQAPQARVAPRIPQAQAMQVRDLGAASSANPLIAAAAPLLILLGRLRTGLVELQVAPLMEHVTREIDRFERNALSHGVNPHEALVAKYALSGTADDIVQNLPGADRGNWQQYSMVARFFHKRDSGVGFFQEAEKALYAPAQNYNLLELMLVCLSLGFEGQFRTMPNGAAELSRIRSAIYESLRRVNPRPDEDISVMWAPVVQGRARRFGAIPVPAVAGIAAVALVAAFATLLTLINRDGAVAAEDLRGVALDAPVIQIDRTPGEVYVAEIPQLQRIRDAFAAEIADGRVGVEAKGDYIAIRVGNLQLFDSGSVTVKPGFADLAGRIAEVLNAEAGPILIEGHTDNVPVSGRGRFKDNYQISAARAEGVAEVLKPLLKDPARVTTEGRGEDDPVGDNATPEGQAANRRVEIMLAREGTYEAPAAQEAAN; encoded by the coding sequence ATGGCGGGCAAGGACGACGACGGCGACAAGACGGTCTTCGGCGGCCCGCTTCCGGGTCAGCGTCCGCAGGACTGGTCGCGGCCGGCGCCCGGCCCCGGCGACGGCCGCACCGCCATCGGCGGCCCGGGCGGCGGCTCGGGCTCGCCCTTCGGCCAGGCGCCGGGCAGGGCGGGCTGGGGCAACCAGCCGGCCGAGGGTCAGACCTGGATCGGCGGCCCGGCGCGCCCGGCAGCACAGCAGCCCGCCCCCGGCCATCAGGGCTATCCCGGTGGCTGGCAGCCGCCGGGGCAGGGCGGCCACAGCCCCTTCGGCCCGGCCGACCCCGCGCAGATCGGGCGGGCGGCGGGGCCGGACCAGCGCGGCTTCTTTCCCGATATCGCCACGCAGCAAGCCCCGCAGGCCCGCGTCGCGCCGCGCATCCCGCAGGCGCAGGCGATGCAGGTGCGCGACCTGGGCGCGGCCAGTTCCGCGAACCCGCTGATCGCCGCCGCCGCGCCGCTGCTGATCCTGCTGGGACGCCTGCGCACCGGGCTGGTCGAATTGCAGGTCGCGCCGCTGATGGAGCATGTCACGCGCGAGATCGACCGTTTCGAGCGCAATGCGCTCTCGCACGGCGTCAACCCGCATGAGGCGCTGGTGGCGAAATATGCGCTGTCCGGCACCGCGGACGACATCGTGCAGAACCTGCCCGGCGCCGATCGCGGCAACTGGCAGCAATATTCCATGGTCGCGCGTTTCTTCCACAAGCGCGATTCCGGCGTCGGCTTCTTCCAGGAGGCCGAGAAGGCGCTTTATGCCCCGGCGCAGAACTACAACCTGCTGGAGCTGATGCTGGTCTGCCTGTCCCTGGGCTTCGAGGGCCAGTTCCGCACCATGCCGAACGGCGCGGCGGAGCTCTCGCGCATCCGCAGCGCCATCTATGAAAGCCTGCGCCGCGTGAACCCGCGCCCGGACGAGGATATTTCCGTCATGTGGGCGCCGGTGGTGCAGGGCCGGGCGCGCCGCTTCGGCGCCATCCCGGTCCCGGCGGTGGCGGGCATCGCCGCCGTGGCGCTGGTCGCCGCATTCGCGACGCTGCTGACGCTGATCAATCGCGACGGCGCCGTCGCGGCCGAGGACCTGCGCGGCGTGGCGCTGGACGCGCCGGTGATCCAGATCGACCGCACGCCGGGCGAGGTCTATGTCGCCGAGATCCCGCAGCTGCAACGCATCCGCGACGCCTTCGCGGCCGAGATCGCGGACGGCCGCGTCGGGGTCGAGGCCAAGGGCGACTATATCGCCATCCGCGTCGGCAACCTGCAACTGTTCGATTCGGGCTCGGTCACGGTGAAGCCGGGCTTCGCCGACCTGGCCGGGCGCATCGCCGAGGTGCTGAATGCCGAGGCCGGCCCGATCCTGATCGAGGGCCATACCGACAACGTGCCGGTCTCGGGCCGGGGCCGGTTCAAGGACAATTACCAGATCTCGGCCGCCCGCGCCGAGGGCGTGGCCGAGGTGCTGAAACCGCTGCTGAAAGACCCCGCCCGCGTCACCACCGAGGGGCGGGGCGAGGACGATCCGGTCGGCGACAACGCCACGCCCGAGGGCCAGGCCGCCAACCGCCGGGTCGAGATCATGCTGGCGCGCGAGGGCACATACGAGGCCCCCGCCGCGCAGGAGGCCGCGAATTGA
- the tssK gene encoding type VI secretion system baseplate subunit TssK: MSWFSKVAWKEGLFLQPQHLQQADRYHEHLVQARTRLITPYPWGVGELVLDRDQAQQGMIALRAVAGIMPDGTPFDAPGTGPLPVPVRVPEDAAGQFVWLTLPDSSPNMRDAAPYEDEGATTRWGIVTETVSDSASSARIEQVLELAVPRLEIAIRKTPRPGYQNIRLARIAEVRDGVVTLDETFPPPSLVIGAHPQVMGYLTRVIGWIEARLESLSRYATDPSAGGGLQASDYLMLMVLNRQIGVLRHLSRTLAVHPEALYRELVALAGELASFDSASRHAPDYPAYDHENPKESFGEIVADIQRLLSRDVGRAIRLPLQQVRQNSYLAAVADRNLFREASFIIEVESAKPLSQVQMQFPELCKVGPNTRMSEIVNNNLPGIALQHLPNPPRQIRVLSSNVYFRLERNSPLWREFSTATAIGMHFAGDWPNLKLELWAVPERS; encoded by the coding sequence ATGTCCTGGTTCAGCAAGGTCGCCTGGAAAGAGGGGCTGTTCCTGCAGCCGCAGCATCTGCAGCAGGCCGACCGCTATCACGAGCATCTGGTCCAGGCCCGCACCCGGCTGATCACCCCCTATCCTTGGGGCGTGGGCGAGCTGGTGCTGGACCGCGACCAGGCGCAGCAGGGCATGATCGCGCTGCGCGCCGTGGCCGGGATCATGCCCGACGGCACGCCCTTCGACGCGCCGGGCACCGGGCCGCTGCCGGTGCCGGTGCGCGTGCCCGAGGATGCGGCCGGGCAATTCGTCTGGCTGACCCTGCCCGATTCCAGCCCCAACATGCGCGACGCCGCCCCCTATGAGGACGAGGGCGCGACGACCCGCTGGGGCATCGTCACGGAAACGGTCAGCGACAGCGCCTCCTCGGCGCGGATCGAGCAGGTGCTGGAACTGGCCGTGCCGCGGCTTGAGATCGCGATCCGCAAGACCCCGCGCCCCGGCTACCAGAACATCCGCCTGGCCCGCATCGCCGAGGTGCGCGACGGCGTGGTGACGCTGGACGAGACCTTTCCGCCGCCCTCGCTGGTCATCGGCGCGCATCCGCAGGTCATGGGCTACCTGACCCGCGTCATCGGCTGGATCGAGGCGCGGCTGGAAAGCCTGTCGCGCTATGCCACCGACCCCTCGGCCGGGGGCGGCTTGCAGGCCAGCGACTACCTGATGCTGATGGTGCTGAACCGCCAGATCGGCGTCTTGCGCCACCTGTCCCGCACCCTGGCCGTGCATCCCGAGGCGCTGTATCGCGAGCTGGTCGCGCTGGCGGGGGAACTCGCCAGCTTCGACAGCGCCAGCCGCCACGCGCCGGATTACCCGGCCTATGACCACGAGAATCCCAAGGAAAGCTTCGGCGAGATCGTGGCCGACATCCAGCGCCTGCTGTCGCGCGACGTGGGCCGGGCGATCCGGCTGCCCTTGCAGCAGGTGCGGCAGAACTCCTACCTGGCGGCGGTGGCGGATCGCAACCTGTTCCGCGAGGCCAGTTTCATCATCGAGGTCGAAAGCGCCAAGCCGCTGTCGCAGGTGCAGATGCAGTTCCCCGAGCTGTGCAAGGTCGGCCCGAACACCCGCATGTCGGAAATCGTCAACAACAACCTGCCCGGCATCGCGCTTCAGCACCTGCCGAACCCGCCGCGGCAGATCCGGGTGCTGTCCTCGAACGTCTATTTCCGGCTCGAGCGCAATTCGCCGCTGTGGCGTGAATTCTCGACCGCGACCGCCATCGGCATGCATTTCGCCGGTGACTGGCCGAACCTGAAACTGGAACTGTGGGCGGTGCCCGAGAGGTCGTGA